One window of Fusobacterium polymorphum genomic DNA carries:
- a CDS encoding type IV secretion system protein, translated as MEESGDMVFTEILDNFIKILENIPGNLKSMSMTLLYFLSTIDIALTIYKNINNPDFNYINWAKTKILKVGFIVFAIKSYEWFLTMVKDFFISIGTKGLGLSLNSNNYFNDPSAIWDKGREIGGRVIDQLSWRPATYIFILLGLLTYIGFFLLAMRIIICWVEYYFLTGFSIVFLPFGALDLGVEYYKNVFKTIISCSIKLGVFNMWLLICDKLMKSIMVVEKKYDLDAALVVCGTVYILVAIMLSMPSITTSLLTGSPAVNAGAAMAGATGAIAGMTRGMGHAYRGTKETVKGAVKGAKIGSSVGNGFLGGLGTTGGIIGNTVGGFAGAIVGGSYAGARYGVFKEKAKDKQNNGNNSGNYVSATPPSNNSSSGGNSSGGNTSQAGSASNNGGSSGSTPNQQSTTSNSSGNGGGPSGNGQTPSSNIQGTTGSVNTSAQIQANAPSSTGDTSNTQSVASTNTTTIDSSNADSTQINEGTQSSANDMSTDTNSVNNVNTSTTGNDTTASSVSNTSTNTNSVSDNNTGNNIDNSNNTNSTVDASSENTTTTDIGDSSGKRGIKVNGGEAGKLPDWMEGDY; from the coding sequence ATGGAAGAAAGTGGTGATATGGTTTTTACTGAGATATTAGATAATTTTATTAAAATTTTAGAAAATATTCCAGGTAATTTAAAAAGTATGAGTATGACCTTACTATATTTTTTAAGTACCATAGATATAGCATTAACTATTTATAAAAATATTAATAATCCAGATTTTAACTATATAAATTGGGCTAAAACAAAAATTTTAAAAGTTGGATTTATAGTTTTTGCAATAAAAAGTTATGAGTGGTTTTTAACTATGGTAAAAGATTTCTTTATATCAATAGGAACAAAAGGGCTAGGATTAAGTTTGAATTCCAATAATTATTTTAATGACCCTTCAGCAATATGGGATAAAGGAAGAGAAATAGGAGGTCGTGTAATAGACCAACTTAGTTGGAGACCAGCTACTTATATTTTTATTTTGTTAGGCTTATTAACATACATTGGTTTTTTTCTATTAGCTATGAGAATAATAATATGTTGGGTAGAATATTATTTCTTAACTGGATTTTCTATAGTGTTTCTTCCATTTGGAGCATTAGATTTAGGTGTAGAATATTATAAAAATGTTTTTAAAACAATAATAAGCTGTTCAATAAAATTGGGTGTCTTTAATATGTGGCTACTTATATGTGATAAGTTAATGAAAAGTATAATGGTTGTTGAAAAGAAATATGATTTAGATGCTGCATTGGTTGTTTGTGGTACTGTATATATTTTAGTAGCTATAATGTTAAGTATGCCTTCAATAACAACAAGTCTTTTAACAGGAAGTCCAGCAGTAAATGCTGGAGCTGCTATGGCAGGAGCAACAGGTGCTATTGCAGGAATGACAAGAGGAATGGGACATGCTTATAGAGGAACAAAAGAGACAGTAAAAGGTGCAGTAAAGGGGGCCAAAATAGGATCAAGTGTTGGGAATGGATTTTTAGGTGGACTAGGGACAACTGGAGGAATAATTGGAAATACAGTAGGTGGGTTTGCAGGGGCAATTGTTGGAGGCTCTTATGCTGGAGCTAGATATGGAGTTTTTAAAGAAAAAGCAAAAGATAAACAAAATAATGGAAATAATAGTGGCAACTATGTTTCAGCTACACCTCCTTCTAATAATTCATCATCAGGAGGAAATTCTAGTGGAGGAAATACATCACAAGCTGGAAGTGCAAGTAATAATGGAGGAAGCTCAGGAAGTACTCCTAACCAACAAAGTACAACTTCAAATAGTTCTGGTAATGGAGGAGGACCATCAGGAAATGGACAAACACCATCTAGTAATATTCAAGGAACAACAGGTAGTGTAAATACTAGTGCTCAAATACAAGCTAATGCTCCTAGTTCAACTGGAGATACATCTAATACACAATCTGTTGCTAGTACAAATACTACAACAATTGACAGCAGTAATGCTGATAGTACTCAAATAAATGAAGGAACTCAAAGTAGTGCAAATGATATGTCAACTGATACAAATTCAGTTAATAATGTAAATACATCAACTACTGGAAATGATACTACTGCAAGTAGTGTAAGTAATACATCAACTAATACAAACTCAGTTAGTGATAATAATACTGGAAATAATATAGATAACTCTAATAATACGAACTCAACAGTTGATGCTAGTTCAGAAAATACTACAACAACTGATATAGGAGATAGTTCAGGAAAAAGAGGAATAAAAGTAAATGGTGGAGAAGCAGGAAAATTACCTGATTGGATGGAAGGAGATTATTAA
- a CDS encoding S26 family signal peptidase → MKIKYNSKILKIYLFFFIFILIFKIIAMNYTIVITESLPLGIYKLYAIKDTIKIGDIVQFKPDEDTVKFIKNRGYLPEIANTLVKEVAADYSNRDEIKLVYDTNLKLNLLYVGEKNYGPIFLKDSKGRDITFVSLEDLKPKNSDEFLLLSSHYKSYDSRYFGLINRKQILNKAKIKIKF, encoded by the coding sequence ATGAAAATAAAATACAATTCAAAAATTTTAAAAATTTACTTATTTTTCTTTATTTTTATATTAATTTTTAAAATAATAGCAATGAACTATACAATTGTAATAACAGAAAGCTTACCACTAGGAATATATAAATTATATGCCATAAAAGATACAATAAAAATTGGAGATATTGTTCAATTTAAACCTGATGAAGACACAGTAAAATTTATAAAAAATAGAGGTTATTTACCTGAAATAGCAAATACTTTAGTTAAGGAAGTTGCAGCTGACTATAGTAATAGAGATGAGATAAAACTTGTTTATGACACAAATTTAAAATTAAATTTACTTTATGTAGGAGAAAAAAATTATGGACCTATTTTTTTAAAAGATTCAAAAGGTAGAGATATAACATTTGTATCACTTGAAGATTTAAAACCAAAAAATTCTGATGAATTTTTATTACTTTCATCTCATTATAAATCTTACGATAGCCGATATTTTGGACTTATAAATAGAAAACAAATTTTAAATAAAGCAAAAATAAAAATAAAATTTTAG
- a CDS encoding zeta toxin family protein: MDKFNDEEFQKKYLKIKKKLVINKNSVEFPKVFVLGGQPGAGKSTLTSKIEESMNKNIIAINGDDFRSSHPNYDNLIKTYGDDSVLYTQKFSNTITEKLIEDLGNEKYNLIVEGTLRTTEAPLKTSKLLHGKGYSTNLNIVCVKPEFSYLGTLERYQDMKENGLIARATPKESHDNVVTNFAENLSKIYLEKEFDNIEVFTREGKCLYSLKDTPNINPGEIIKKEFDRELTMEEKKKLIESYKKIKEKLNENDKNFQEVTKFLRTVNKNYNCLTGNPINIEAHSSAENKWISKKEVEKYGIKKEEGAKEVIGYITYVDDKLYQKPIVYYSVSDLKITKEIEQKFVPIKEKKRHKKYQSQKDKK, translated from the coding sequence ATGGATAAGTTTAATGATGAAGAATTTCAAAAAAAATATTTAAAAATCAAAAAGAAATTAGTAATTAATAAAAATTCAGTAGAATTTCCAAAAGTGTTTGTACTTGGAGGACAACCAGGAGCTGGAAAATCTACTTTAACTTCAAAAATTGAAGAAAGTATGAACAAAAATATTATAGCAATAAATGGAGATGATTTTAGAAGTAGTCATCCTAATTATGATAATTTAATTAAGACTTATGGAGATGATTCTGTTCTTTATACCCAAAAATTTTCAAATACTATAACAGAAAAATTAATTGAAGATTTAGGAAACGAAAAATATAATCTTATTGTTGAAGGTACTCTTAGAACTACTGAAGCACCATTAAAAACTTCTAAGTTACTTCATGGTAAAGGCTATAGTACAAACCTTAATATAGTTTGTGTAAAACCTGAATTTTCTTACTTAGGTACTTTAGAAAGATACCAAGACATGAAAGAAAATGGACTTATAGCAAGAGCAACTCCTAAGGAATCACATGATAATGTAGTTACAAACTTTGCAGAAAATTTATCAAAGATATACTTAGAAAAAGAATTTGATAATATTGAGGTTTTTACAAGAGAAGGAAAATGCTTATATTCATTAAAAGATACACCAAATATTAATCCAGGAGAAATAATAAAAAAAGAATTTGATAGAGAATTAACAATGGAAGAAAAGAAAAAATTAATTGAAAGTTATAAGAAAATAAAAGAAAAATTAAATGAAAATGATAAAAATTTTCAAGAAGTAACTAAATTTTTAAGAACTGTAAATAAAAACTATAATTGTCTTACAGGAAATCCAATAAATATAGAAGCTCATTCTTCAGCTGAAAATAAATGGATAAGTAAAAAAGAAGTTGAAAAATATGGAATTAAAAAAGAAGAAGGAGCAAAAGAAGTAATAGGTTATATAACATATGTTGATGATAAATTATATCAAAAACCAATTGTTTATTATAGTGTTTCAGATTTAAAAATAACAAAAGAAATAGAGCAAAAGTTTGTACCAATTAAAGAAAAAAAAAGACACAAGAAATATCAAAGTCAAAAGGACAAGAAATAG
- a CDS encoding PBECR4 domain-containing protein — MDDKEIWKKIRKSYFVYKEQFLNKDFYIVSRKNKNVEILETMFRKEHFMHLVGISGMSANSFFEKVEKNTLSLNEFKKLKKSNFIFEKLNSFPKLKKLLIAEPYLYNFHPHSTTKVELDKIIANKNKEINESLIGLKMMKNSSQNFYIPASIEKRKASEVTTEERKRIICILEKSSSEKHYSKVFFRDLEENLSLYIPKEIFISIKKELEKVNYNCLTGELIRIQNHSSGENRWIGKKDVERFEIQKKSNVKEEIGKVAVIMTEKEMNDYKKSRGVETEEITSPSNEKKLYIIPVPYYNISDLKITKEIEQKFVPMKEKEQKVEKNIDKGIER; from the coding sequence ATGGATGATAAAGAAATATGGAAAAAAATTAGGAAATCGTATTTTGTATATAAAGAACAATTTTTAAATAAAGATTTTTATATAGTTAGTCGTAAAAATAAAAATGTTGAAATCTTAGAAACTATGTTTAGAAAAGAGCATTTTATGCATTTAGTTGGTATAAGTGGAATGTCAGCTAATTCTTTTTTTGAAAAGGTTGAAAAGAATACTCTATCTCTTAATGAATTTAAAAAATTAAAAAAAAGTAATTTTATATTTGAAAAATTAAATTCATTTCCAAAATTAAAAAAACTCTTAATAGCTGAACCATATCTTTATAATTTTCACCCACATTCTACTACAAAAGTTGAATTAGATAAAATTATTGCAAATAAAAATAAAGAAATAAATGAAAGCCTAATTGGATTAAAAATGATGAAGAATTCATCTCAAAATTTTTATATCCCAGCATCCATTGAAAAGAGAAAAGCTTCTGAAGTAACTACTGAAGAAAGAAAAAGAATTATATGTATACTAGAAAAATCTTCATCTGAAAAGCATTACTCTAAAGTATTCTTTAGAGATTTAGAAGAAAATTTATCATTATATATCCCTAAGGAAATTTTTATATCAATAAAAAAAGAATTAGAGAAAGTCAATTATAATTGTCTTACAGGAGAGCTAATAAGAATACAGAATCATTCTTCAGGAGAAAATAGATGGATAGGAAAAAAAGATGTGGAGAGATTTGAAATTCAGAAAAAAAGTAATGTTAAAGAAGAAATTGGAAAAGTAGCTGTAATAATGACAGAAAAAGAGATGAACGACTATAAAAAAAGTAGAGGTGTGGAAACAGAAGAAATTACTAGCCCTTCAAATGAAAAAAAGTTATACATTATACCAGTACCTTATTATAATATTTCTGATTTAAAAATAACAAAAGAAATAGAGCAAAAGTTTGTACCAATGAAAGAAAAGGAACAAAAAGTTGAAAAAAATATAGATAAAGGAATTGAAAGATAG
- a CDS encoding ParA family protein: MERKIVLTYKKNGNFNQAVLTIDKKILKALNLLEDETTIYLNYSNYKIILKRRDNKRVEKTIIDKDGKLKELSKNINLNVSHSNKEKGYFNYKLTIPGLIVKAMELDKDPNIDIRTEGDKIIITSLKYRDYRNYIVEESEETIFREEISEYNQGGKMKNIFTVKVNKGGIGKTFFTVQIGHGLALQGYKVLLITSDSQNNILHYTKSKKEIDKYDLSKGLRHAVLYGDNRDLYIKVRENLYFLPTESSVFSDAFEKKFDNFIRKKRIEYDYILIDSIPTMDIDKKFMECSDQLIIPTFCDYSTYEGTLNVIEEVGANKIHSIIINLFKNTKIQKKYYSEFEKSLSGTGIVFPKPIKELSLIENLIENGKTIWESGSKLLIDVQNSFADVIAKIIRNE; the protein is encoded by the coding sequence ATGGAAAGAAAAATAGTTTTAACCTATAAAAAAAATGGAAATTTTAATCAAGCAGTATTAACTATTGATAAGAAAATTTTAAAAGCTCTTAATCTGTTAGAGGATGAAACAACGATATATTTAAATTATTCAAATTATAAAATTATATTGAAAAGAAGAGATAACAAGAGAGTAGAAAAAACTATTATAGATAAAGATGGTAAGCTAAAAGAACTATCAAAGAATATCAATTTAAATGTGTCTCATTCAAATAAAGAAAAAGGATATTTCAATTATAAATTAACTATTCCTGGTCTGATAGTAAAAGCTATGGAACTAGATAAGGATCCAAATATTGATATAAGAACAGAGGGAGATAAGATTATAATAACATCTTTAAAATATAGAGATTATAGAAATTATATAGTTGAAGAGTCTGAAGAAACAATTTTTAGAGAAGAAATATCTGAATATAATCAGGGAGGTAAAATGAAAAATATCTTCACAGTAAAGGTTAATAAAGGTGGAATAGGAAAGACATTTTTTACTGTTCAAATAGGTCATGGATTAGCATTACAAGGCTATAAGGTATTACTTATTACTTCAGATAGCCAAAATAATATATTACACTATACAAAGAGTAAAAAAGAAATAGATAAATATGATTTGTCAAAAGGTTTAAGACATGCAGTACTTTATGGAGATAATAGAGATTTATATATAAAAGTTAGAGAAAATTTATATTTTCTTCCAACAGAGTCATCAGTATTTTCTGATGCTTTTGAAAAGAAATTTGATAATTTTATAAGAAAAAAAAGAATAGAATATGACTACATTCTAATAGATTCTATTCCAACAATGGATATAGATAAGAAGTTTATGGAATGTTCAGACCAACTTATAATACCTACTTTTTGTGATTATTCAACTTATGAAGGTACTTTAAATGTAATTGAAGAAGTAGGAGCTAATAAAATACATTCAATAATTATAAATCTATTTAAAAATACTAAAATCCAAAAGAAATACTATTCAGAATTTGAAAAATCATTATCAGGAACAGGAATTGTATTTCCTAAACCTATAAAAGAGTTATCATTAATTGAGAATTTAATTGAAAATGGTAAAACTATATGGGAATCAGGTTCTAAATTATTAATAGATGTTCAAAATAGTTTTGCAGATGTTATTGCTAAGATTATAAGAAATGAATAG
- a CDS encoding JAB domain-containing protein: MEKEPTIEELKNFLGEYLVLKGINTSSVFRCFSPTHEDKHPSMSFYKKGNICNCFACGEKYNIFSLVGMEYNLKGFKEQKEKVIELYKNKELIQDINVTIYSKKNTKVELESAPQKKEKKERKYPELDYYYLECKKRISETDYLQRRGISIEVQDRYNIGYDPNFKNNTWKAIIIPTTHYSFTARNTDINSEDRLRKVGKSEIFNYWELEQNKKENFYIVEGEIDALSIAEVGKKAIALGSVNNVNLFINKLKNDLPENKFYLMLDNDEQGIKAQEELYNKMKELNLNIENTKVLDKYKDPNEFLVADRDNFIKALNELEINKVITMEIDKLYSYNLENKQLIKEAPFNDIGLAEVYEASQELYKNNIGKNIAILGVNAEGEIFFKKTKDIDFNSTKERYVTTYNLFFRENATFKDLANFEKEKYLKNIREVDAKLNINFEELVCKANGLEVEKIEIPISSENKDIENNEKKTKNLYEYFNCSSKEELYQLVKKRDPSVNELLNYFKYAIKEKDISENKIKLQNNDKTIEYFKNNNFPDKNYISILVLDTQLRLLKDIQIHKDTQFTEVFKEFYLPKAKNYIVLSNDEVEYKKGNIRYKLDSLGYNCLENFYTCDSKNSKNIVIESYMNEITCNKEINKKSPFLKPREVKIINYELENTNDLVKMEGFDEFTKYISEKELVGLNVIKDENKIKQLLKIGSQELSYENFKIIKYDGGYNISEVVTISQGGADYAKVDPKHIYPHLLDEKLKGIILCHNHPSGVANPSRADNDLTENLTKRAAFFNKEVLDHIIVGKEGVYKYSENDLIFMDEVKKAKEYLETHKTYNCLTGEPINIQTHSSGENKWIGKKDVERYGIEKLEGAKETIGKISYIENNKLYQKPVSYYNLSELKITKEIEQKFVSMKEKEKTQEISKSKGQGIGD; the protein is encoded by the coding sequence ATGGAAAAAGAGCCTACAATAGAAGAATTAAAAAATTTTCTTGGAGAATACCTAGTACTTAAAGGAATAAACACTTCTTCTGTTTTTAGATGTTTTTCTCCTACTCATGAGGATAAACACCCCAGTATGTCTTTTTATAAGAAAGGAAATATATGTAATTGCTTTGCTTGTGGTGAAAAATATAATATTTTTAGTTTAGTTGGAATGGAATATAACTTAAAAGGATTTAAGGAGCAAAAAGAAAAAGTAATTGAGTTGTATAAAAATAAAGAGCTTATACAAGATATTAATGTAACAATCTATTCTAAAAAGAATACTAAAGTTGAATTGGAATCAGCTCCTCAAAAAAAAGAAAAAAAAGAAAGAAAGTACCCTGAGCTTGATTATTATTATCTTGAATGTAAAAAGAGAATAAGTGAAACTGATTATTTACAAAGAAGAGGTATATCAATAGAGGTACAGGATAGATATAACATAGGTTATGATCCTAATTTTAAAAATAATACTTGGAAAGCAATAATAATTCCAACTACTCATTATTCATTTACAGCAAGAAACACTGATATAAATTCTGAGGATAGATTAAGAAAAGTTGGAAAGTCTGAAATATTTAATTATTGGGAATTAGAACAAAATAAAAAAGAAAATTTCTATATAGTTGAAGGTGAAATAGATGCATTATCAATTGCTGAGGTAGGTAAAAAAGCAATAGCTTTGGGAAGTGTAAATAATGTAAATCTTTTTATAAATAAATTAAAAAATGATTTACCAGAAAATAAATTTTATTTAATGCTTGATAATGATGAACAAGGTATAAAAGCTCAAGAAGAACTTTACAATAAAATGAAAGAGTTAAACTTAAATATTGAGAATACAAAGGTTTTAGATAAATATAAAGACCCAAATGAATTTTTAGTTGCTGATAGAGATAATTTCATAAAGGCTTTAAATGAACTTGAAATAAATAAGGTGATAACAATGGAAATAGATAAACTTTATTCTTATAATTTAGAGAACAAACAATTAATAAAAGAAGCACCATTTAACGATATAGGTCTTGCTGAAGTATATGAAGCTTCACAGGAGTTATATAAAAATAATATAGGTAAAAATATAGCTATATTAGGAGTTAATGCTGAAGGAGAAATATTTTTTAAGAAAACAAAAGATATTGATTTTAATAGTACTAAAGAAAGATATGTAACTACTTATAATCTTTTTTTTAGAGAGAATGCAACTTTTAAAGATTTAGCAAACTTTGAAAAAGAAAAGTATCTTAAAAATATTAGAGAAGTAGATGCTAAATTAAATATAAATTTTGAGGAGCTTGTTTGTAAAGCAAATGGTTTAGAAGTAGAAAAAATAGAAATTCCTATTTCATCAGAAAATAAAGATATAGAAAATAATGAAAAAAAAACTAAAAATTTATATGAATATTTTAATTGTTCTTCAAAAGAGGAATTATATCAATTAGTCAAAAAAAGAGATCCTTCAGTAAATGAACTTTTAAATTATTTTAAGTATGCTATTAAAGAAAAAGATATTTCAGAAAATAAAATTAAATTACAAAATAATGATAAAACTATAGAGTATTTTAAAAATAATAATTTTCCTGATAAAAATTATATAAGTATTTTAGTTCTAGATACACAACTTAGATTACTAAAAGATATCCAAATTCATAAAGATACTCAATTTACAGAAGTATTTAAAGAATTTTACTTACCTAAAGCAAAGAATTATATCGTATTATCTAATGATGAAGTTGAATATAAGAAAGGAAATATTAGATATAAACTAGATTCATTGGGGTATAATTGCCTTGAAAATTTTTATACCTGTGATAGTAAAAATTCTAAAAATATAGTTATTGAAAGTTATATGAATGAAATAACTTGTAATAAAGAAATAAATAAAAAATCTCCTTTTTTAAAACCTAGAGAAGTAAAAATTATAAATTATGAACTGGAAAATACAAATGATTTGGTAAAAATGGAAGGATTTGATGAGTTCACTAAATATATATCAGAAAAAGAATTAGTAGGATTAAATGTAATAAAAGATGAGAATAAAATAAAACAACTTTTAAAAATTGGAAGCCAGGAATTAAGTTATGAAAACTTTAAAATAATAAAATATGATGGAGGTTATAACATATCTGAGGTAGTTACTATTAGCCAAGGTGGAGCAGATTATGCAAAAGTTGATCCAAAACATATCTATCCACATTTACTTGATGAAAAATTAAAAGGAATAATTTTATGCCATAATCATCCAAGTGGAGTGGCAAATCCTTCAAGAGCAGATAATGATTTAACTGAAAATTTAACTAAAAGAGCAGCTTTTTTTAATAAAGAAGTACTAGATCATATAATAGTTGGAAAGGAAGGAGTTTATAAATACTCAGAAAACGATCTTATATTTATGGATGAAGTAAAAAAGGCAAAAGAATACTTAGAGACACATAAAACATACAATTGTCTTACTGGAGAACCAATAAATATTCAGACTCATTCTTCAGGAGAAAATAAATGGATAGGTAAAAAAGATGTTGAAAGATATGGAATAGAAAAGTTAGAAGGTGCAAAGGAAACTATTGGGAAGATTAGTTATATAGAGAATAATAAATTATATCAAAAGCCTGTGTCTTATTATAATCTTTCAGAATTAAAAATAACAAAAGAGATAGAGCAAAAGTTTGTATCAATGAAAGAGAAGGAAAAGACACAAGAAATATCAAAATCAAAAGGGCAAGGAATAGGAGATTAA